Proteins co-encoded in one Kribbella qitaiheensis genomic window:
- a CDS encoding MazG family protein: protein MNGSIKVVLTSPRVAPGLLTRTAWQAFDDAGPILAASGRPTGGEAVPPGTPVGDGGADGSSADGGATRVLAERPDVQALVGSGYAVELVDGDAVDHWTRLTAAAASGADVAWLVGDDGEPGLLRLIADALHGAAETGPRPEYEVEILHGSYDVPGARLIDLVRVMDRLRRNCPWDQEQTHETLAKYLLEETYETLEAIDSGDRDHLREELGDLLLQVVFHSRVAEDSGDEGFSIDDVSAGIVEKLIRRHPHVFGDDTSADLATVEANWETIKAAEKQRSSVLEGIPLALPALALADKVLSRSAKILPQEAESGALQALTDDHERFGAELLALVRRTQAAGVDAEQAPPRRYPPPGGRDSDH from the coding sequence GTGAACGGTTCGATCAAGGTCGTACTCACCAGCCCGCGAGTGGCGCCAGGTCTGCTCACCCGCACCGCCTGGCAAGCCTTCGACGACGCCGGCCCCATCCTCGCCGCCTCCGGAAGGCCAACAGGCGGCGAGGCGGTCCCTCCCGGTACGCCGGTTGGCGACGGGGGCGCGGATGGCTCCTCGGCTGATGGCGGGGCGACTCGGGTGCTGGCTGAGCGGCCTGATGTGCAGGCGTTGGTGGGCTCTGGGTATGCCGTCGAGCTGGTCGACGGAGATGCTGTCGACCACTGGACCCGGCTGACGGCCGCGGCTGCTTCCGGTGCAGACGTGGCCTGGCTGGTCGGCGACGACGGCGAACCGGGGCTCCTCCGCCTGATCGCGGACGCACTGCACGGCGCCGCCGAGACGGGCCCACGCCCGGAGTACGAGGTGGAGATCCTGCACGGCTCGTACGACGTACCGGGCGCCCGCTTGATCGACCTCGTCCGCGTCATGGACCGCCTCCGCCGCAACTGCCCCTGGGACCAGGAACAAACCCACGAGACCCTGGCGAAGTACCTCCTCGAGGAAACCTACGAAACCCTCGAAGCAATCGACTCGGGCGACCGCGACCACCTCCGCGAAGAACTCGGCGACCTCCTCCTCCAGGTCGTCTTCCACTCCCGAGTCGCCGAAGACTCAGGCGACGAAGGCTTCTCCATCGACGACGTCTCCGCCGGCATCGTAGAAAAACTGATCCGCCGCCACCCCCACGTCTTCGGCGATGACACTTCCGCTGACCTCGCGACGGTCGAGGCCAACTGGGAGACCATCAAAGCCGCGGAGAAGCAACGCAGTTCGGTCCTGGAGGGTATTCCGCTGGCCTTGCCTGCCCTCGCGTTGGCGGACAAGGTGCTCTCCCGGTCAGCCAAGATACTGCCGCAGGAGGCGGAGAGTGGCGCCCTACAGGCCCTGACAGACGATCACGAGCGCTTCGGGGCAGAACTGCTAGCCCTGGTGCGGCGTACCCAGGCCGCAGGCGTAGACGCCGAGCAGGCCCCTCCGCGACGCTACCCGCCGCCTGGCGGACGAGATTCGGATCATTGA
- a CDS encoding SurA N-terminal domain-containing protein yields MSRNLVKVTGALASVVLLGGCAAGTHPGAAAKVGKTEISVTDVDETSRSVSKALAQPFTTGLALGELVNSALVEQITEQRSIAVTDAEVAEAMKAVVPDQTTYDRFAKDPVANTFLHDVAEAVIGTIKLGGGTGVKDPNVQQAQQAGQGIVKDAAKNITVDIAPRFGKWTDGTIDGKVSGSLSTLSKQTEAGNKPADPQQQDPNQQPQDPNQPQPSQPQPQG; encoded by the coding sequence TTGAGCAGAAACCTCGTCAAGGTGACGGGCGCACTGGCCTCGGTCGTGCTGCTGGGCGGTTGTGCCGCGGGTACCCACCCGGGCGCGGCGGCCAAGGTGGGCAAGACCGAGATCTCGGTGACCGACGTCGACGAGACCTCCCGCTCGGTGAGCAAGGCACTCGCGCAGCCGTTCACCACCGGCCTGGCGCTCGGTGAACTGGTGAACAGCGCGCTGGTCGAGCAGATCACGGAGCAGCGGTCGATCGCGGTCACCGACGCCGAGGTCGCCGAGGCGATGAAGGCGGTCGTGCCGGACCAGACGACGTACGACCGGTTCGCCAAGGACCCGGTCGCGAACACCTTCCTGCACGACGTCGCCGAGGCCGTGATCGGCACGATCAAGCTCGGCGGCGGCACCGGCGTCAAGGACCCGAACGTCCAGCAGGCCCAGCAGGCCGGCCAGGGCATCGTCAAGGACGCGGCGAAGAACATCACCGTGGACATCGCGCCGCGGTTCGGCAAGTGGACCGACGGCACGATCGACGGCAAGGTCTCCGGCTCGCTCTCGACGCTGTCCAAGCAGACCGAGGCCGGCAACAAGCCGGCCGACCCGCAGCAGCAGGATCCCAACCAGCAGCCGCAGGACCCGAACCAGCCGCAACCGAGCCAGCCGCAACCGCAGGGCTGA
- the mfd gene encoding transcription-repair coupling factor: MKLAGLVDTLITDPVVAEAVRDARTEGVTTLDLSAPGSIRPVLMAALAAHQGADRPVLAVTATFREAEELTEALQCMVEPGTVAYYPAWETLPHERLSPRSDTVGRRLAVLRRLAHPDPSDETTGPIKILVAPVRSVLQPQVAGLADLRPVQLHVGDSVDLEDVAARLSGAAYNRVDLVERRGEFAVRGGIIDVFPPTEEHPLRVDFFGDDVEEIRYFAVADQRSLEIAQHGLWAPPCRELLLTDEVRSRAAVLAKEHPELSELFEKLAEGHAVEGMESLAPVLVDDMELLVDLMPAGTHVVVSDPERVRARAHDLVATSQEFLEASWAAAAGGGDAPIDLGAAAYMSLADVRSHALSKGLAWWSMSPFAAAPTDAPELRDSMGERISLDIDTDAGAVRSRQVAAHEVDPYRGETAAAVEDVRAWLRDGWRVVCVTEGHGPAQRLAEVFSEAELPARTVEEIDGVPEPGVVLISQGALDRGFIAEGIKFAVLTENDLAGQRSAAERRSQQRMPSRRKKAVDPLELAPGDYVVHEQHGVGRYGEMLQRTVGTGSQKATREYIVIEFAPSKRGQPGDRLYVPTDQLDQVTRYVGGEQPTLDKMGGGDWAKRKGRARKAVRQIAGELIKLYAARQATKGHAFSKDTPWQRELEDAFPFVETPDQLATIDDVKRDMERVTPMDRIVCGDVGYGKTEIAVRAAFKAVQDGKQVAILVPTTLLVQQHYATFAERYAAFPVNVAPLSRFQTDKEAKATIEGLADGSVDVVIGTHRLFSGEVAFKDLGLVVVDEEQRFGVEHKEQLKQLRTAVDVLTMSATPIPRTLEMSITGIREMSTIATPPEERHPVLTFVGAYEEGQVTAAIRRELLREGQVFFVHNRVNTIEKAAARIRQLVPEARVSVAHGQMPEHQLEQVIQGFWEKESDVIVCTTIVESGIDISNANTLIVERSDLLGLSQLHQLRGRVGRGRERAYAYFFFPPEKPLTETAHDRLATIAQHADLGAGMQVAMKDLEIRGAGNLLGGEQSGHIADVGFDLYVRLVGEAVAEYRGDTQADEPEVKIELPIDAHLPHDYVPSQRLRLEMYQRLAAVRDADGIAELVEELHDRYGDIPQPVLNLIEVAKFRNHARTAGLQDVTLQGNLIRFGPVDLPDSKVLRLNRLYPKSLVKAQLRTILVPRPATRPVAGQPLRDQELLRWCTRLIDDVIAEPVGPPA; this comes from the coding sequence GTGAAACTGGCCGGTCTGGTCGACACCCTGATCACCGATCCGGTGGTGGCGGAGGCCGTTCGTGATGCCCGTACCGAGGGCGTCACGACACTCGACCTGAGCGCTCCCGGCTCGATCCGCCCTGTCCTGATGGCGGCGCTCGCCGCGCACCAGGGCGCGGACAGGCCGGTGCTGGCGGTCACCGCCACGTTCCGTGAGGCCGAAGAGCTCACCGAGGCCCTGCAGTGCATGGTCGAGCCCGGCACGGTCGCCTACTACCCGGCCTGGGAGACGCTGCCGCACGAGCGGTTGTCGCCCCGATCGGACACGGTCGGCCGCCGCCTCGCCGTACTGCGCAGGCTCGCGCACCCGGATCCGTCCGACGAGACGACCGGCCCGATCAAGATCCTGGTCGCCCCGGTGCGATCCGTGCTCCAGCCGCAGGTCGCGGGGCTCGCGGACCTTCGCCCGGTGCAGTTGCATGTCGGTGACTCCGTGGACCTCGAAGACGTGGCCGCGCGGCTGTCCGGCGCGGCGTACAACCGGGTGGACCTGGTCGAGCGGCGCGGCGAGTTCGCAGTACGCGGCGGGATCATCGACGTTTTCCCTCCGACCGAGGAGCACCCGCTGCGGGTCGACTTCTTCGGTGACGACGTGGAAGAGATCCGGTACTTCGCGGTCGCGGACCAGCGGTCACTGGAGATCGCCCAGCACGGGCTGTGGGCACCTCCGTGTCGCGAACTGCTGCTGACCGACGAGGTGCGCTCCCGCGCCGCAGTACTGGCCAAGGAACACCCCGAGCTGTCGGAGCTGTTCGAGAAGCTCGCCGAAGGACACGCCGTCGAGGGGATGGAGTCGCTCGCGCCCGTCCTGGTCGACGACATGGAGTTGCTGGTCGATCTGATGCCGGCCGGGACGCACGTCGTGGTCAGCGACCCCGAGCGGGTCCGGGCCCGGGCGCACGACCTGGTCGCGACCAGTCAGGAGTTCCTTGAGGCGTCGTGGGCCGCGGCTGCCGGTGGTGGCGACGCGCCGATCGACCTGGGTGCCGCGGCGTACATGTCGCTGGCGGATGTCCGATCGCATGCGTTGAGCAAGGGCTTGGCCTGGTGGAGCATGTCGCCGTTCGCGGCGGCGCCGACCGACGCACCCGAGCTGCGCGACTCGATGGGGGAGCGGATCTCCCTCGACATCGACACGGACGCCGGTGCGGTCCGGAGCCGTCAGGTCGCGGCGCACGAGGTCGACCCGTACCGCGGCGAAACCGCTGCTGCCGTCGAGGATGTGCGCGCCTGGCTGCGTGACGGCTGGCGCGTCGTCTGCGTCACCGAGGGTCACGGTCCGGCTCAGCGGCTGGCCGAGGTGTTCTCCGAGGCGGAGCTGCCGGCGCGGACCGTCGAGGAGATCGACGGCGTGCCCGAGCCCGGCGTCGTACTGATCTCCCAGGGCGCCCTGGATCGCGGGTTCATTGCCGAGGGCATCAAGTTCGCGGTACTGACCGAGAACGACCTGGCCGGCCAGCGGAGTGCGGCCGAAAGGCGTTCCCAGCAACGGATGCCGAGCCGCCGGAAGAAGGCGGTCGACCCGCTGGAGCTGGCGCCCGGCGACTACGTCGTGCACGAGCAGCACGGCGTGGGCCGGTACGGCGAGATGCTGCAACGCACCGTCGGCACCGGCTCCCAGAAGGCCACTCGCGAGTACATCGTGATCGAGTTCGCGCCGAGCAAGCGCGGCCAACCCGGTGACCGGCTGTATGTGCCGACCGACCAGCTCGACCAGGTCACCCGGTACGTCGGCGGCGAGCAGCCCACGCTCGACAAGATGGGCGGCGGCGACTGGGCCAAGCGCAAGGGCCGTGCACGCAAGGCGGTTCGCCAGATCGCGGGCGAGCTGATCAAGCTGTACGCCGCGCGGCAGGCGACCAAGGGGCATGCCTTCTCCAAGGACACCCCCTGGCAGCGCGAGCTGGAGGACGCCTTCCCGTTCGTGGAGACGCCGGACCAGCTGGCCACCATCGACGACGTGAAGCGCGACATGGAGCGGGTCACGCCGATGGACCGGATCGTCTGTGGCGACGTCGGCTACGGCAAGACGGAGATCGCCGTCCGGGCGGCCTTCAAGGCGGTGCAGGACGGCAAGCAGGTCGCCATCCTGGTTCCCACCACGCTCCTCGTCCAGCAGCACTACGCGACCTTCGCCGAGCGGTACGCCGCGTTCCCGGTGAACGTGGCGCCGTTGTCGCGGTTCCAGACCGACAAGGAGGCCAAGGCCACCATCGAGGGGCTGGCCGACGGGTCGGTCGACGTGGTGATCGGGACGCACCGGCTGTTCAGCGGCGAGGTCGCGTTCAAGGACCTCGGACTGGTCGTGGTCGACGAGGAGCAGCGGTTCGGCGTCGAGCACAAGGAGCAGCTGAAGCAACTGCGGACGGCCGTCGACGTGCTGACGATGTCCGCGACCCCGATCCCGCGCACCCTGGAGATGTCGATCACCGGCATCCGGGAGATGTCGACGATCGCGACGCCGCCGGAAGAGCGGCACCCGGTACTGACCTTCGTCGGTGCTTACGAAGAGGGTCAGGTGACCGCGGCGATCCGGCGCGAGCTGCTGCGTGAGGGCCAGGTCTTCTTCGTCCACAACCGGGTCAACACGATCGAGAAGGCGGCCGCGCGGATCCGCCAGCTGGTCCCGGAGGCCCGGGTCAGCGTGGCGCACGGGCAGATGCCGGAGCACCAACTGGAACAGGTCATCCAGGGCTTCTGGGAGAAGGAGTCCGACGTCATCGTCTGTACGACGATCGTCGAGTCCGGGATCGACATCTCGAACGCGAACACCCTGATCGTCGAGCGCTCCGACCTGCTCGGGCTCTCGCAGCTGCACCAGCTTCGCGGCCGGGTCGGGCGAGGACGCGAGCGGGCGTACGCGTACTTCTTCTTCCCACCGGAGAAGCCGCTCACCGAGACCGCGCACGACCGGCTCGCCACCATCGCGCAGCACGCCGACCTCGGTGCCGGTATGCAGGTTGCGATGAAGGACCTGGAGATCCGTGGCGCGGGCAACCTGCTGGGCGGCGAGCAGTCCGGCCACATCGCCGACGTCGGGTTCGATCTGTACGTCCGGCTGGTCGGCGAGGCGGTCGCGGAGTACCGGGGTGACACCCAGGCCGACGAGCCCGAGGTCAAGATCGAGCTGCCGATCGACGCACACCTTCCGCACGACTACGTGCCGTCACAGCGGCTGCGGCTGGAGATGTACCAGCGGCTGGCCGCCGTACGGGATGCGGACGGGATCGCGGAGCTGGTCGAAGAGCTGCACGACCGGTACGGCGACATCCCACAGCCGGTGCTGAACCTGATCGAGGTGGCGAAGTTCCGCAACCACGCCCGTACTGCGGGGCTGCAGGACGTCACTCTGCAGGGCAATCTGATCCGGTTCGGACCGGTCGACCTGCCCGATTCGAAGGTGCTGCGGCTGAACAGGCTGTACCCGAAGAGTCTGGTCAAGGCGCAACTGCGTACGATCCTGGTGCCAAGACCTGCCACCCGGCCGGTCGCCGGTCAGCCGCTCCGCGACCAGGAGCTGCTGCGGTGGTGTACCAGACTGATCGACGATGTGATCGCCGAGCCCGTAGGGCCACCGGCCTGA
- the pth gene encoding aminoacyl-tRNA hydrolase yields the protein MADDVWLVVGLGNPGPSYVKTRHNVGQMVADELAARVGGGWKQHKQAKAEVVEARISGIRAILAKPRSYMNESGGPVSGLLKFFKVEPANMVVLHDELDIDFGVLRAKYGGGDNGHNGLKSLRKSLGTGDYYRLRFGVGRPPGRQSPADFVLNEFSPAERKDLPFAVDRSADAVESLLTDGLEVTQAKYNS from the coding sequence GTGGCGGACGACGTGTGGTTGGTCGTCGGGCTGGGGAATCCCGGCCCTTCCTATGTCAAGACCCGGCACAACGTCGGCCAGATGGTCGCCGACGAGCTGGCCGCCCGGGTCGGTGGCGGCTGGAAACAGCACAAGCAGGCCAAGGCCGAGGTGGTGGAGGCCAGGATCAGCGGGATCCGCGCGATCCTGGCCAAGCCCCGGTCGTACATGAACGAGTCCGGCGGTCCGGTCTCCGGGCTGCTGAAGTTCTTCAAGGTGGAACCGGCCAACATGGTGGTGCTGCACGACGAGCTCGACATCGACTTCGGCGTCCTGCGGGCCAAGTACGGCGGTGGCGACAACGGCCACAACGGTCTCAAGTCGCTGCGGAAATCACTTGGCACCGGTGACTACTATCGGTTGCGGTTCGGGGTGGGCCGTCCACCCGGCCGGCAGAGCCCGGCAGACTTCGTGCTGAACGAGTTCTCCCCGGCCGAGCGCAAGGATCTCCCGTTCGCGGTCGATCGGAGCGCCGACGCGGTCGAATCTCTGCTCACGGACGGTCTCGAAGTAACCCAAGCGAAGTACAACTCCTGA
- a CDS encoding 50S ribosomal protein L25/general stress protein Ctc produces MAEVKIQAESRTEFGKGAARRIRRDNKVPAVLYGHGTDPVHITLPGHDTMLALKTANALLLIEVEGSESLLALPKQVQRDPLKGHIEHVDLVIVKRGEKVQVEIQVHVEGDAVSETLVVVESQTILVEAEATHIPDGVTVSVEGLDAGDQIHASDLKLPAGTTLAIEPDTLIINVTAAQTAEQADAEMAEAEAEAGIERDEPVAAAVAE; encoded by the coding sequence GTGGCCGAGGTCAAGATCCAAGCCGAGTCGCGCACGGAGTTCGGCAAGGGTGCTGCCCGCCGAATCCGCCGGGACAACAAGGTGCCCGCCGTTCTCTACGGCCACGGCACGGACCCGGTGCACATCACGCTGCCCGGTCACGACACCATGCTGGCGCTGAAGACCGCCAACGCCCTGCTGCTGATCGAGGTCGAGGGCAGCGAAAGCCTGCTCGCGCTGCCGAAGCAGGTCCAGCGTGACCCGCTGAAGGGTCACATCGAGCACGTCGACCTGGTCATCGTGAAGCGCGGTGAGAAGGTCCAGGTCGAGATCCAGGTGCACGTCGAGGGCGACGCGGTCAGCGAGACCCTGGTCGTCGTCGAGAGCCAGACCATCCTGGTCGAGGCCGAGGCGACCCACATCCCCGACGGCGTCACCGTGTCGGTCGAAGGCCTGGACGCGGGTGACCAGATCCACGCGTCCGACCTCAAGCTGCCGGCCGGCACGACGCTGGCCATCGAGCCGGACACCCTGATCATCAACGTGACCGCGGCCCAGACCGCCGAGCAGGCCGACGCCGAGATGGCCGAGGCCGAGGCCGAGGCGGGCATCGAGCGCGACGAGCCGGTCGCCGCCGCCGTCGCCGAGTAG
- a CDS encoding DUF1932 domain-containing protein, with protein sequence MGSQLAAQLVVAGHEVHWVPEGRSTASVQRAEAAGLIGTPFAEAVGWADVVLSSCAPQGAVDIARRVGEAGFKGLYVEANPLSPRSLAAAVESLPDVTFVDAGVVGPPPTGGPSPTHLMLSGAAASQVAALWSGTAVTPMVVGDEPGAASAAKSAYAFYNKGKAALAVLAFELAAKHGVTDALVAQQIRADAGSLKDPGLPEGLTSVAWRWGPEFDELAETLDDAGLEGDTARALRQVWTRLSQ encoded by the coding sequence ATGGGCTCCCAGCTCGCCGCGCAACTGGTGGTGGCTGGGCACGAGGTGCACTGGGTCCCCGAAGGGCGTAGTACGGCGTCGGTGCAGCGGGCCGAGGCGGCGGGATTGATCGGTACGCCGTTCGCCGAGGCAGTTGGATGGGCAGACGTCGTACTGTCCTCATGTGCGCCGCAAGGTGCTGTGGACATCGCTCGCAGGGTTGGCGAGGCGGGCTTCAAGGGCCTGTACGTAGAAGCGAATCCGCTTTCGCCGAGGTCGCTCGCTGCCGCTGTCGAGTCATTGCCTGACGTAACTTTCGTCGATGCGGGAGTGGTCGGCCCGCCACCGACCGGTGGACCTTCGCCGACGCACCTGATGTTGTCCGGTGCTGCGGCCTCGCAGGTCGCCGCGTTGTGGTCCGGGACAGCAGTGACGCCGATGGTCGTGGGCGACGAGCCGGGTGCCGCGAGCGCGGCCAAGTCGGCGTACGCGTTCTACAACAAGGGCAAGGCCGCCCTGGCTGTGCTTGCGTTCGAGTTGGCCGCGAAGCATGGAGTCACGGACGCCTTGGTGGCGCAGCAGATCCGCGCGGACGCCGGATCCTTGAAGGATCCTGGTCTGCCGGAGGGGCTGACCAGCGTCGCGTGGCGGTGGGGGCCGGAGTTCGACGAGCTGGCCGAGACTCTCGACGACGCCGGTCTGGAAGGCGACACTGCCCGCGCGCTCCGCCAGGTCTGGACCCGTTTGAGTCAGTAG
- a CDS encoding ribose-phosphate diphosphokinase, translated as MSGMKRTTEKNLMVFSGRAHPGLAEEVVEQLGTGLVPTSAYDFANGEIYVRFEESVRGSDAFVIQSHTSPINEWIMEQLIMVDALKRASAKRITVVLPFYGYARQDKKHRGREPISARLMADLFKTAGANRLICVDLHTSQIQGFFDGPVDHLMALPILSDYVREKYGDQQLAVVSPDAGRIKVAEQWSARLNNAPLAFIHKTRDIDRPNETVANRVVGEVKGRVCILVDDMIDTGGTICKAADALMADGAAGVVIAATHAILSGPAVDRLKNCQASEVIVTNTLPIAAERKFDKLTELSIAPLISRAIREVFEDGSVTSLFEGRA; from the coding sequence ATGAGCGGCATGAAGCGGACCACCGAGAAGAACCTGATGGTGTTCTCCGGCCGGGCCCATCCCGGCCTGGCCGAGGAGGTCGTCGAGCAACTCGGCACCGGTCTGGTGCCGACGTCGGCGTACGACTTCGCCAACGGCGAGATCTACGTCCGGTTCGAGGAGTCGGTGCGGGGCTCGGACGCGTTCGTGATCCAGAGCCACACCTCGCCGATCAACGAGTGGATCATGGAGCAGCTGATCATGGTCGACGCGCTGAAGCGGGCGTCGGCCAAGCGGATCACGGTGGTGCTGCCGTTCTACGGGTACGCCCGGCAGGACAAGAAGCACCGCGGCCGCGAGCCGATCTCGGCCCGGCTGATGGCCGACCTGTTCAAGACCGCGGGCGCCAACCGGCTGATCTGCGTCGATCTGCACACCTCGCAGATCCAGGGCTTCTTCGACGGCCCGGTGGACCACCTGATGGCACTGCCGATCCTGTCCGACTACGTGCGGGAGAAGTACGGCGACCAGCAGCTCGCCGTCGTCTCCCCGGACGCCGGCCGGATCAAGGTGGCCGAGCAGTGGTCGGCCCGGCTGAACAACGCGCCGCTGGCCTTCATCCACAAGACCCGCGACATCGACCGGCCGAACGAGACGGTCGCCAACCGGGTCGTCGGTGAGGTCAAGGGCCGGGTCTGCATCCTGGTCGACGACATGATCGACACCGGCGGCACCATCTGCAAGGCGGCCGACGCCTTGATGGCCGACGGCGCCGCGGGCGTGGTGATCGCCGCGACGCACGCCATCCTGTCCGGCCCGGCGGTCGACCGGCTGAAGAACTGCCAGGCCAGCGAGGTGATCGTCACCAACACACTGCCGATCGCCGCCGAGCGCAAGTTCGACAAGCTGACCGAGCTGTCGATCGCTCCGCTGATCAGCCGCGCGATCCGTGAGGTCTTCGAGGACGGCTCGGTGACGAGCTTGTTCGAGGGGCGTGCCTGA
- the glmU gene encoding bifunctional UDP-N-acetylglucosamine diphosphorylase/glucosamine-1-phosphate N-acetyltransferase GlmU, whose protein sequence is MTSHRPAVVIVMAAGQGTRMKSATPKVLHEIGGRSLVGHAVVTARALAPEHLVVVVGTGREQVEAHLAAIDSEVRTAVQEQQLGTGDAVRAGLTAVPDGFEGEVIVTSGDVPLLEAETLQELVAEHDKSGNAVTVLTARVPDPTGYGRIIPAEDGSVAGIVEHKDASPEQREIDEINAGIYVFDAATLRDGLSRISTDNAQGELYLTDVLAIAKGDGKRVGAFVTEDAMQTEGVNDRVQLATLRAELNRRTLDTLMRSGVTIVDPNTTWVDSTVTLAIDVTLLPNTQLHGATTVATGATIGPDTTLTDVQVGENASIIRTHGSGAVIGAGASVGPFAYLRPGTTLGVKGKIGTFVETKNAAIADGAKVPHLTYAGDATIGEGANIGAGTIFANYDGINKFHSTVGRYSFVGSNSVLVAPASIADGAYVAAGSAVTDAIGPGEIAVARGKQRNIRGWVARKRGGTKTAKAAEEAQAAQEAAQSDVLSDTGEKAQREARP, encoded by the coding sequence GTGACTTCCCATCGTCCTGCGGTGGTCATAGTAATGGCCGCCGGTCAGGGGACCCGGATGAAATCCGCGACCCCGAAGGTGCTGCACGAGATCGGCGGGCGCAGCCTCGTCGGGCACGCGGTGGTTACCGCCCGTGCACTCGCGCCGGAGCATCTCGTCGTCGTGGTCGGTACCGGCCGGGAGCAGGTCGAGGCCCATCTGGCCGCGATCGACTCCGAGGTCCGCACCGCCGTCCAGGAGCAGCAGCTCGGCACCGGTGATGCCGTCCGGGCGGGGCTGACCGCAGTACCGGACGGCTTCGAAGGTGAAGTGATCGTCACGTCCGGCGACGTGCCGCTGCTGGAGGCGGAGACGCTGCAGGAGTTGGTCGCTGAGCACGACAAGAGCGGGAACGCGGTCACCGTGCTGACCGCGCGGGTGCCGGACCCGACCGGCTACGGCCGGATCATCCCGGCTGAGGACGGCAGCGTTGCCGGGATCGTGGAGCACAAGGACGCCAGCCCAGAGCAGCGCGAGATCGACGAGATCAACGCCGGCATCTACGTCTTCGACGCGGCCACCCTGCGCGACGGGCTGAGCCGGATCAGCACGGACAACGCTCAGGGCGAGCTGTACCTGACCGACGTACTCGCTATCGCGAAGGGCGACGGCAAGCGGGTCGGCGCGTTCGTCACCGAGGACGCGATGCAGACCGAGGGCGTGAACGACCGGGTCCAGCTGGCGACCCTCCGCGCCGAGCTGAACCGCCGCACGCTCGACACCCTGATGCGCTCCGGTGTCACGATCGTCGACCCGAACACGACCTGGGTGGACAGCACCGTCACACTGGCCATCGACGTCACCCTGCTGCCGAACACGCAGCTGCACGGTGCGACCACGGTCGCCACCGGCGCCACCATCGGCCCGGACACCACGCTGACCGACGTACAGGTCGGTGAGAACGCCTCGATCATCCGGACCCACGGCTCCGGCGCGGTCATCGGCGCGGGCGCCTCGGTCGGGCCGTTCGCCTACCTCAGGCCCGGTACGACGCTGGGCGTCAAGGGCAAGATCGGCACCTTCGTGGAGACCAAGAACGCGGCGATCGCCGACGGCGCCAAGGTCCCGCACCTGACGTACGCCGGGGACGCGACGATCGGGGAGGGCGCCAACATCGGCGCCGGCACGATCTTCGCCAACTACGACGGCATCAACAAGTTCCACAGCACCGTCGGGCGGTACTCGTTCGTCGGCAGCAACTCGGTGCTGGTCGCGCCCGCGTCGATCGCGGACGGCGCGTACGTCGCGGCCGGCTCCGCGGTCACGGACGCGATCGGGCCGGGCGAGATCGCCGTCGCGCGCGGTAAGCAGCGCAACATCCGCGGTTGGGTGGCCCGTAAGCGGGGCGGTACCAAGACCGCGAAGGCCGCCGAAGAAGCACAGGCAGCGCAAGAGGCAGCGCAATCCGACGTGCTGAGCGACACTGGCGAGAAGGCCCAACGGGAGGCGCGACCATGA